The following are from one region of the Apostichopus japonicus isolate 1M-3 chromosome 17, ASM3797524v1, whole genome shotgun sequence genome:
- the LOC139984366 gene encoding uncharacterized protein — protein MPPTMSLKINDVELNQSDPAPFWIGHDESLDIVCTASDSRPSVNVSWRVNNQTVDNWPFLVTSDGQSSYTTTSKLTRRPNTFELENITCLAIGLTSHVYSMTASIHSYVLPRLIISVNGNVVDKTKAFEYGANLAVTCYAVDGRPESVVWFTEYPLDPLPSERGFSNSSFSFQFVSNLERITCTSFQKKIGKLTNITVTLAMFNDEPLQVVTLSSGEFSHFNWIIPSVAALVTCFLFFCTYKTIKRLRSSISVNLSTNQDNTGPTDLQMDDLMATDQSTTQKSLQGSFRQKQKSDLPDIPSEEVNSLHSTGSESNYYSAAKESAGKDRIYSENDFCLLLSIKMGTIYNRWMGTIKHSSDVNKCVVFTTVAEGMLKKKIIQWDGFVKRNLDLPKTDHLTKIQGIAVQETTLYLISEHIVCETLDCRLTFDPTSQGTQSPLLVPDVMKHISGILEGMECIISYGFLHPGFSTKKILYTKQGICKLYDFCLAEDAPRILTLKKTQMNSITLNQFPPEGYFRNEYTAESDVWCTAVVIWEILSNGKPPFPVDEDITPAQDLESPKLTWPQRYLQLNNDTLFDCWIPNCNLRPTIHNLRNSFKTIFERLIENSFYEVPLSSEYTPMVGVTPK, from the exons TGCCTCCTACGATGTCTTTGAAGATCAATGATGTTGAACTTAACCAATCTGACCCGGCGCCATTTTGGATCGGCCATGATGAATCTCTGGACATCGTTTGCACTGCATCAGACTCGCGACCATCTGTGAACGTATCTTGGAGAGTCAATAACCAAACCGTGGACAATTGGCCTTTCCTCGTAACTTCAGATGGACAGTCAAGTTATACAACAACGTCGAAATTGACTCGAAGGCCAAACACCTTTGAGTTGGAAAACATTACCTGTCTTGCTATTGGTCTGACATCTCATGTTTATTCAATGACGGCATCTATCCATTCATATG tCCTCCCCAGACTCATCATCTCTGTCAATGGTAATGTTGTTGATAAAACGAAGGCTTTTGAATATGGTGCCAATTTAGCTGTCACGTGTTATGCAGTCGACGGAAGACCCGAGTCTGTCGTTTGGTTCACCGAATACCCGTTAGATCCGTTACCTTCAGAAAGAGGCTTTTCCAATTCCTCATTTTCGTTTCAATTCGTATCTAACTTGGAGAGAATAACTTGCACAAGTTTCCAGAAGAAGATTGGTAAACTAACTAACATTACCGTGACACTCGCGATGTTTAATG ATGAACCTTTGCAGGTTGTCACGCTTTCTTCAG GTGAATTCAGCCATTTTAACTGGATTATTCCAAGCGTAGCTGCTCTTGTGACTTGCTTCCTGTTTTTCTGTACTTATAAAACTATCAAAAGGCTAAGGT CCTCGATAAGTGTTAACCTATCGAC GAACCAAGACAATACTGGACCCACAGACCTGCAAATGGATGACTTAATGGCGACAGACCAGTCCA CCACACAGAAGAGCCTTCAGGGTAGTTTCAGACAGAAACAAAA ATCTGACCTTCCCGACATTCCTAGCGAGGAGGTCAATTCACTTCACTCTACCGGAAGTGAAAGTA ATTATTATTCAGCAGCAAAGGAAAGTGCAGGAAAGGACAGGATTTACAGTGAGAATGATTTCTGTCTCTTGCTGAGCATAAAGATGGGGACTATATACAACAGATGGATGGGTACGATTAAACACTCCAGTGACGTCAACAAGTGTGTGGTTTTCACAACAGTGGCAG AGGGAATGCTTAAGAAGAAGATCATACAGTGGGATGGCTTTGTTAAAAGAAATCTTGATCTTCCGAAGACTGATCACCTGACGAAAATTCAGGGAATCGCGGTCCAAGAAA CAACTCTTTACCTCATAAGTGAACATATCGTATGTGAGACTTTAGACTGccgtttgacctttgaccccactTCACAAGGCACACAAAGTCCATTGTTAGTACCGGATGTCATGAAACATATATCCGGCATTTTAGAAGGAATGGAATGTATTATCTCCTACGGG TTTTTACATCCTGGATTTTCAACCAAGAAGATTTTATACACAAAGCAAGGAATCTGTAAATTATATGATTTCTGCCTTGCTGAAGATGCACCGAGGATTTTAACTCTAAAGAAAACACAG ATGAACTCGATTACTTTAAATCAATTTCCTCCAGAAGGGTACTTTCGTAATGAATATACTGCTGAGAGCGATGTTTGGTGCACAGCTGTAGTTATCTGGGAAATCTTGTCAAACG gAAAGCCTCCATTTCCAGTCGACGAAGACATCACACCCGCACAAGACTTGGAATCACCAAAATTAACTTGGCCCCAAAGGTACCTCCAACTAAA TAATGATACACTCTTTGACTGTTGGATTCCTAACTGTAATCTACGCCCAACTATTCACAATCTTAGAAACTCATTTAAAACG ATTTTCGAAAGGTTAATAGAAAACAGTTTCTATGAGGTTCCTCTGTCTTCTGAATATACGCCTATGGTTGGAGTAACACCAAAGTGA